One part of the Rutidosis leptorrhynchoides isolate AG116_Rl617_1_P2 chromosome 1, CSIRO_AGI_Rlap_v1, whole genome shotgun sequence genome encodes these proteins:
- the LOC139867490 gene encoding general transcription factor IIH subunit 2, whose translation MSNYGNGKGKPPVTGEEDDDDEEEGNERDLEAWERAYADERSWESLQEDESGLLRPIDNQALHHAQYRRRLRSLSAASAASRIQKGLIRYLYLVIDLSRAAGEMDLRPSRMMVVAKQVEAFVREFFDQNPLSQIGLVTIKDGIAQCLTDLGGSPESHIKALMGKLGCSGEASLQNALELVHEQLNQIPSYGHREVIILYSALSTCDPGDVMETIQKCKKSKIRCSVIGLSAEIYICKYLCQETGGLYAVALDEAHLKELILEHAPPPPAIAEFAIANLIKMGFPQRTAEGGISICSCHKEAKLGGGYTCPRCKARVCELPTECRICGLTLVSSPHLARSYHHLFPVTPFDDIAPMIVPNQHRRPKTCFGCQQSLLNPGNMPVRCVTCPKCKQFFCLDCDIYIHESLHNCPGCESLRDSKSVA comes from the exons ATGAGCAATTACGGCAACGGAAAAGGAAAACCGCCGGTGACCGGAGAAGAAGACGATGACGATGAAGAAGAAGGAAATGAAAGAGACCTTGAAGCATGGGAACGAGCTTATGCAGATGAAAGATCATGGGAATCATTACAAGAAGATGAATCTGGTCTTCTTCGTCCAATTGATAATCAAGCTTTACATCATGCTCAATACCGCCGCCGTTTACGGTCACTCTCTGCCGCTTCAGCTGCTTCTCGGATTCAAAAAGGCCTTATTCGTTATCTTTATCTTGTTATTGATCTCTCCAGG GCAGCTGGAGAGATGGATTTACGTCCAAGTCGAATGATGGTGGTTGCTAAACAAGTAGAGGCTTTCGTACGGGAGTTCTTCGACCAAAACCCGTTAAGTCAAATCGGTTTAGTGACTATAAAAGACGGGATTGCTCAATGCTTAACGGATCTTGGTGGTAGTCCCGAATCTCATATCAAGGCTCTAATGGGGAAACTTGGGTGCTCGGGTGAAGCGTCTCTTCAAAATGCTTTAGAACTTGTACATGAACAGCTTAATCAAATTCCTTCTTATGGTCATCGAGAAGTTATAATCCTGTATTCAGCATTGAGTACTTGTGATCCGGGAGATGTAATGGAGACTATTCAGAAATGTAAGAAATCCAAAATTAGGTGCTCGGTTATTGGACTATCTGCAGAGATTTATATTTGCAAGTATTTATGTCAAGAAACTGGAGGCTTGTATGCTGTTGCTTTGGATGAG GCGCATTTAAAAGAGTTAATACTCGAACACGCACCACCACCACCAGCCATAGCTGAATTTGCTATAGCCAATTTGATAAAAATGGGGTTCCCGCAACGGACCGCAGAGGGCGGTATCTCGATATGTTCATGTCATAAAGAAGCTAAATTAGGTGGAGGGTATACTTGTCCAAGATGCAAAGCCCGTGTTTGCGAGTTGCCTACTGAGTGTCGTATTTGTGGGTTAACTCTAGTTTCTTCTCCTCATTTGGCTAGGTCATATCATCATTTGTTTCCAGTAACACCTTTTGACGATATTGCCCCTATGATTGTACCCAATCAACATCGCCGCCCTAAAACTTGTTTTGGTTGCCAACAGTCTCTCTTGAATCCTG GGAACATGCCTGTTCGTTGTGTGACATGCCCAAAATGCAAACAGTTTTTTTGCCTCGACTGTGACATATACATTCATGAGAGTTTGCACAATTGTCCTGGTTGTGAGAGCTTAAGGGACTCCAAATCAGTTGCTTAA